From Canis lupus dingo isolate Sandy chromosome 24, ASM325472v2, whole genome shotgun sequence, a single genomic window includes:
- the ZNF831 gene encoding zinc finger protein 831, with product MEVPELTRPASPARDQPAPAPGQPGAPGGQVSPHLTLGPVILPPEQGLAPTVFLKALPIPLYHTVPPGGLQPRAPLVTHSLDGGSVPFILSPLLRPEGPGPTHVGKPAAPALTVNIVGTLPVLSPGVGPTLGSPGKVRNAGKYLCPHCGRDCLKPSVLEKHIRSHTGERPFPCATCGIAFKTQSNLYKHRRTQTHLNHSRLSSESDGGGGSLLEEGEKAGESSRADGMGDSCSQRVGGGARPERPLCPGTQGAGQCSVSAMHLPSVTKTLGLKLEAVPCPGSTFADRETPMDAAAHPASPGLALAGCQPRFKPPEQTSPTASRLCSLQQQQMATSSEKPWDARASEGRLRKCESTDSGYLSRSDSAEQPPAPGSPLEHNTVSEGEVALGPGGPGLQLEKKQLEERIAWLISHNQAVVDDSQLDNVRPRKTVLCKQGSIDLPMPYTYKDSFHFDIRALQPSRRRPATVSSARSTFIPPDRARPLFFHSVPTQLSTTVACVPVTRSNSLPFVEGTRTWQEPLDPRDACPRRQKPLSPKPAPTRLVDVLSGPPRALVRQAAVEDLLFPPTGDSLAPAEDPDGNKVAAGEGAASKGRAANKKCSQRKLKMFSQDKWQVYGNETFRRIYQKMKTSCHGGKKVKEVTVGSRTELDFPLQEELPGNEGIVSSQDRRYPVDGDAPVGAKPGPCRSSLAPEGFLVIEPPKQREMVTRAGVSDQPGVNRATSPSTFNCREPPCLGSKSPLLSPDERLGLGCQLPPAPGPLKGGDLEAPTPVLPDPELEGGSCDGGGKETCPWTHTVPRRPSDSSGEPQASENKLPSERKKLKVEKLSCQEQSEPPGTETEVPGGPLQATSLPSQNQDSDSGDKPGGLRESTDSVARGRAGQPCKPLEVCGASAAPSVAPRQVGLREEILPHPAAPSHLAAQSRASGALTALVDTLFPPKYLLRLPQGETHPPAPVALGPGQVQDPLCRRRWPEEQTSFVGSGLGTFLPPCPASGLVLGGAESFEEDPSWSRPWGKNKGVQGKEKGDMDTGTPTAGQSPGSSTGAPREKTSFLPTPTCATRKSGTPDTRHPCMGRTAVGARLSGGVLSPCALSRDLGGTPENVPEDPPSGPLAGLNSCHSFLSAPTPPSWPELASCTHSDTGWSFRAHSPFPSLRAEPRLTWCCLSRSLPLPREQKEKAASVYLALHFLGGSPQDKGPDAQPVSRAVVGGQTRTGLGEGGQVQTSKLSCPVASRMVSQERVSEPEWKKGLPWRKAKMFRGSGKQKLSIRSRRYKGSFLQSRTQRRGSGPRRQLRVLRKDCHLPQLEGLGPHGTPKQPSSEMTEGMEEKEDLFSTAGQ from the exons ATGGAGGTGCCAGAACTCACTCGCCCTGCCTCGCCTGCCAGGGACCAGCCAGCTCCTGCTCCTGgacagccaggagccccaggtgggCAGGTCTCACCTCACCTGACCCTGGGTCCTGTCATTCTGCCACCGGAGCAGGGTCTGGCCCCTACCGTGTTCCTGAAGGCCCTGCCCATTCCATTGTACCACACAGTGCCTCCAGGGGGCCTCCAGCCACGTGCCCCTCTAGTGACACACAGCCTGGACGGGGGCAGTGTACCCTTTATTCTCAGCCCCCTGCTGCGGCCTGAAGGACCAGGCCCTACTCACGTGGGGAAGCCAGCAGCCCCGGCGCTCACCGTGAACATTGTGGGCACTCTGCCTGTCCTGTCACCAGGCGTGGGGCCCACGCTGGGTAGCCCTGGCAAGGTACGGAATGCCGGCAAGTACCTTTGCCCACACTGTGGTCGGGATTGCCTGAAGCCCAGTGTTTTGGAGAAGCATATCCGGTCCCACACTGGTGAGAGGCCCTTCCCGTGTGCCACCTGCGGCATTGCCTTTAAGACCCAGAGCAACCTGTATAAGCACAGACGCACCCAGACCCACCTCAACCACTCTCGGCTGTCCTCAGAGTCCGATGGAGGTGGGGGCagcctcctggaggagggggagaaggctGGAGAGAGCTCCAGAGCAGATGGCATGGGGGACAGCTGCAGCcagagggtgggtggtggggccCGACCAGAGAGACCCCTTTGTCCAGGCACCCAAGGTGCTGGGCAGTGCTCAGTGTCTGCCATGCATCTACCTTCTGTTACCAAGACCTTGGGTCTGAAGTTGGAAGCCGTTCCCTGTCCAGGGTCCACATTTGCTGACAGAGAGACCCCCATGGATGCTGCTGCCCATCCAGCCTCCCCTGGGCTTGCCCTGGCTGGCTGCCAGCCAAGGTTTAAGCCACCAGAGCAGACATCCCCGACTGCCAGCCGACTGTGCTCCCTGCAACAGCAGCAGATGGCGACGTCCTCAGAGAAGCCCTGGGATGCCAGAGCCTCGGAGGGCCGGCTGCGGAAGTGTGAGAGCACTGACTCGGGCTACCTGTCCCGCTCGGACAGCGCAGAGCAGCCGCCGGCCCCTGGCAGCCCTCTGGAGCACAACACCGTGTCCGAGGGGGAGGTGGCCCTGGGGCCCGGGGGACCCGGCCTGCAGTTGGAGAAGAAGCAGTTGGAGGAACGTATTGCCTGGCTCATCTCCCACAACCAGGCCGTGGTGGACGATTCCCAGCTGGACAATGTGCGGCCCCGCAAGACGGTCCTGTGCAAGCAAGGTAGCATCGACCTGCCCATGCCCTACACCTATAAGGACTCCTTCCACTTTGACATTCGGGCGCTGCAGCCTAGCCGGAGGAGGCCTGCCACTGTCAGCTCGGCCCGGTCCACTTTTATCCCTCCGGACAGGGCAAGGCCGCTCTTCTTTCACTCTGTCCCCACTCAGCTCTCCACTACCGTGGCGTGTGTGCCTGTCACCAGGAGCAACTCACTGCCCTTTGTCGAGGGCACCAGGACCTGGCAGGAACCGTTGGACCCCAGGGACGCCTGCCCCAGGAGGCAGAAACCTCTGAGCCCCAAGCCTGCCCCCACCCGACTGGTGGATGTCCTCAGTGGTCCCCCTCGGGCCTTGGTCAGACAGGCTGCTGTGGAGGACCTTCTCTTTCCCCCTACTGGAGACAGCCTGGCCCCTGCAGAAGACCCAGATGGAAACAAAGTTgctgctggggagggggcagccagcAAGGGCAGAGCAGCCAATAAGAAATGCAGCCAGAGGAAGCTGAAGATGTTCTCCCAGGATAAGTGGCAGGTGTATGGGAATGAGACATTCAGGAGAATCtaccagaaaatgaaaaccagcTGCCACGGAGGCAAGAAGGTGAAGGAGGTGACAGTGGGTAGTAGGACAGAGCTGGACTTTCCTCTCCAGGAAGAGCTACCAGGGAATGAGGGCATAGTCTCGTCCCAGGACAGGAGGTACCCTGTCGATGGGGATGCACCTGTGGGAGCCAAACCAGGACCTTGCAGAAGTTCACTGGCCCCGGAGGGCTTCTTGGTGATAGAGCCccccaagcagagggagatggtcACCAGAGCAGGAGTCAGTGACCAGCCTGGGGTGAACAGGGCCACCTCACCCTCCACCTTCAACTGCAGAGAACCCCCCTGTTTGGGCAGCAAAAGCCCTTTGCTTTCTCCAGATgaaaggctggggctggggtgtcAGCTGCCCCCAGCACCCGGTCCCCTCAAGGGAGGTGACCTAGAGGCTCCCACACCAGTTTTGCCAGACCCTGAGCTGGAAGGAGGCTCCTGTGATGGTGGGGGAAAGGAGACCTGTCCGTGGACCCACACTGTGCCAAGGCGGCCCAGCGATAGCTCTGGGGAGCCCCAGGCCTCAGAAAACAAGCTCCCctcagagaggaagaagctgaaaGTGGAGAAGCTGAGCTGCCAGGAGCAATCAGAGCCTCCAGGAACAGAAACGGAGGTCCCAGGTGGCCCTTTGCAGGCCACCTCTCTGCCATCTCAGAACCAGGACAGTGACTCTGGGGATAAGCCAGGGGGGCTACGTGAGAGCACTGATAGCGTGGcgaggggcagagctgggcagcCGTGCAAGCCCTTAGAGGTTTGCGGTgcttctgctgctccttctgtGGCCCCGAGGCAGGTGGGGCTGAGGGAAGAGATCTTGCCACATCCTGCAGCACCATCCCACCTGGCTGCTCAGTCTCGGGCGTCTGGTGCCCTCACTGCCCTGGTAGATACCCTCTTTCCCCCCAAGTACCTCCTCAGGTTGCCTCAGGGAGAGACCCACCCACCAGCTCCTGTGGCCCTGGGGCCAGGACAAGTCCAGGACCCTCTCTGTAGGAGAAGGTGGCCCGAAGAACAGACATCCTTTGTTGGGTCAGGGCTGGggaccttcctgcctccctgcccagcctCGGGCTTGGTCCTTGGTGGGGCAGAAAGCTTTGAAGAGGACCCCAGCTGGTCCAGGCCCTGGGGCAAGAACAAGGGTGtgcagggaaaggagaaaggagacatGGACACTGGCACTCCAACAGCGGGACAGTCCCCTGGCTCATCTACTGGAGCCCCTAGGGAGAAAAcctccttcctgcccaccccAACGTGTGCTACCCGGAAGAGTGGGACCCCTGACACCCGACACCCCTGCATGGGCAGGACTGCGGTGGGAGCCAGGCTGTCTGGGGGTGTCCTGAGTCCCTGTGCACTCAGCAGGGACTTGGGGGGAACTCCTGAGAATGTCCCGGAAGACCCTCCCTCAGGGCCTCTGGCTGGGCTCAATTCCTGCCACTCCTTCCTCTCGGCCCCCACTCCTCCCAGCTGGCCAGAGCTGGCCTCGTGTACCCACTCAGACACTGGGTGGAGCTTCAGGGCCCACAGCCCTTTCCCATCATTGAGGGCTGAGCCCCGACTCACGTGGTGTTGCTTGAGCCGAAGCCTGCCTCTGCCcagagagcagaaggaaaaggCCGCTTCTGTGTACTTGGCACTGCACTTCCTTGGTGGCAGCCCCCAGGACAAGGGTCCAGATGCCCAGCCCGTGAGCAGGGCAGTGGTGGGAGGACAGACGAGGACAGGCCTGGGAGAAGGAGGGCAGGTCCAGACATCAAAG CTCTCCTGCCCAGTGGCCTCAAGGATGGTGTCCCAGGAACGGGTATCTGAGCCCGAATGGAAGAAAGGACTGCCGTGGAGGAAGGCAAAGATGTTTCGGGGGAGCGGGAAACAGAAGCTGAGTATCCGCTCCAGAAG